The stretch of DNA GTGGACATTGGCCGCATGTTCGAGCAGCTGGGCTATGAATCGGTGGGCTTGAAACGGCGCCAGACCACCTTCCTGGAAATCCTTGACGCGTCTTGCGCGTCGGCCAGCCGCATGCAGGACGCGCTGACGCGCCATGACGAGGCAGTGCTGGCCAAACTGCGGGCCGAGGCGGATGCCGCCGCAGCCCATTCCGCCCGCGCTTAGAACCCTTCCAACACAATCTTGCCTTTGGCGCGGTTGCTCTCCACCAGGGCATGGGCGCGCTTCAGGTTTTCGGCGTTGATCTTGCCGAAGCGTTCCGCCAGCGTGGTCTTGACCGCGCCAGTCTCCACCAGCGTTGCCACGTCGTTCAGCAGTTGATGCTGCTGCTGGATGTCGTCGGTCTGGAACATCGAGCGGGTGTACATGAATTCCCAGTGCAGCGACACGCTCTTGCGTTTCAGCGTGCGCACGTCGATGCTGGCTGGATCGTCAATCAGCGCGACCTTGCCTTGCGGCGCCACCAGCTCGCTGATCGCCGTCCAGTGGTGATCGGTCTGGTTCAGCGACGCCACATACGTCACCGTCGGCAGGCCGAGGCGGGTGATTTCTTCATTCAGCGGCTTGCTGTGGTCGATCACATGGTGGGCTCCGAGCTGCTTGACCCACTCGCCGGTTTCCGGACGCGAAGCGGTGCCGATGATGGTCAGGCCGGTCAGCTGACGCGCCAGCTGCACCAGGATCGAACCGACACCGCCGGCGGCGCCGATCACCAGCAGCGACTTGCCCTGGGTGGCGGCCGCATCACGGCTGACACCCAGACGGTCGAACAGCAATTCCCAGGCGGTGATGGAGGTCAGTGGCAGCGCAGCGGCTTGCGCGAAGTCCAGGTTCTTCGGCTTGTAGCCGACGATGCGCTCGTCCACCAGATGCAGTTCGCTGTTGGTGCCGGCGCGGGTCAGGTCGCCTGCATACCAGACTTCATCGCCGACCTTGAACAGGCTCACGTCCGGGCCGACAGCTTTCACCACGCCGGCCGCATCCCAGCCGATCACCTTGGCCTGGCCGTCGGCCGGCGCCACGTTGCGGCGAATCTTGGTGTCGACCGGATTGACCGAAATGGCGCGCACTTCGACCAGCAGGTCGCGGCCGCTGGCCTGGGGCGTTGGCAGTTCGATGTCGATCAGCGATTCGGCGTCTTCGATAGGGAGCGATTTGCGGTAGGCGATTGCTTTCATGGGATTCTCCAATGAAGTTGGGATGGAAGTATGATATTTTGTTTTTTAAAGAGAAAAAAGCGCCTTTTGGCGAAACTCTTTCAAAGGAATGACGAAAATTGCTGCGCTTAGACGATCTGACTGTATTTGTCCGCACTGCCGACCGTGGCAGCTTGTCGGCGGCAGCCCGCGAGCTGGAGATCTCGCCGGCACTGGCCAGTGCCGCCCTCAAGCGGCTGGAAGGCGAGCTGAAACTGCGCCTGTTCGCGCGCACTACGCGTTCGCTGCGGCTGACGGAAGAGGGCGAACATTATCTGCGCCATGCGAGCGAGGCGCTGCGCGTACTCAAGGAAGGGCACGATGCGCTGATCCAGGGGAAGGAAATCCTGGGTGGCACGCTGAAAATCTCGATGCCGTCCGACCTCGGGCGCAATCTGGTGGTGGGCTGGCTGGACGAATTTCAGGCGCAGTATCCGAAAGTGGTGCTGCAACTGGGCATCAGCGACCGCGTGTCAGATATGTACCGGCAGCCGATCGACATCGCCATCCGTTACGGCAAGCAGGAAGATTCCAGCCTGATCGCCTTGCCGCTGGCGCCGGAAAACCGCCGCGTGCTGGTGGCTTCGCCTGAATACCTGAAGCAGCACGGCAGGCTCCATTCGCTGGACGATCTGGCGCAGCACAACTGCCTGCGCTTCATGCTGGACGACGTCATTCACGACCGCTGGAGTTTTTACAGCGAACAGCACGCGACGCCGGACGTGGTGCATGTCAGCGGCAACCGCACTGCCGACGATGCCGACGTGGTGCGGCGCTGGGCGGTGGCCGGAGTGGGCATTGCCTACAAATCGCGGCTGGATGTCAGCGCCGACATTCGCGCCGGCCGCCTGCAAGTGCTGCTGCCCGATGCCCTGGGCGAACCGACGCCGCTCAACATGGTCTGCATGCACCGCGCGCAGATCACGCCGACGGTGCTGCAACTGCGCGACTT from Duganella dendranthematis encodes:
- a CDS encoding zinc-binding alcohol dehydrogenase family protein, with the protein product MKAIAYRKSLPIEDAESLIDIELPTPQASGRDLLVEVRAISVNPVDTKIRRNVAPADGQAKVIGWDAAGVVKAVGPDVSLFKVGDEVWYAGDLTRAGTNSELHLVDERIVGYKPKNLDFAQAAALPLTSITAWELLFDRLGVSRDAAATQGKSLLVIGAAGGVGSILVQLARQLTGLTIIGTASRPETGEWVKQLGAHHVIDHSKPLNEEITRLGLPTVTYVASLNQTDHHWTAISELVAPQGKVALIDDPASIDVRTLKRKSVSLHWEFMYTRSMFQTDDIQQQHQLLNDVATLVETGAVKTTLAERFGKINAENLKRAHALVESNRAKGKIVLEGF
- a CDS encoding LysR family transcriptional regulator, which translates into the protein MLRLDDLTVFVRTADRGSLSAAARELEISPALASAALKRLEGELKLRLFARTTRSLRLTEEGEHYLRHASEALRVLKEGHDALIQGKEILGGTLKISMPSDLGRNLVVGWLDEFQAQYPKVVLQLGISDRVSDMYRQPIDIAIRYGKQEDSSLIALPLAPENRRVLVASPEYLKQHGRLHSLDDLAQHNCLRFMLDDVIHDRWSFYSEQHATPDVVHVSGNRTADDADVVRRWAVAGVGIAYKSRLDVSADIRAGRLQVLLPDALGEPTPLNMVCMHRAQITPTVLQLRDFLRAQCEKA